The Calditerrivibrio sp. genome includes a window with the following:
- a CDS encoding DUF3108 domain-containing protein, translating to MRFLLILLILIFPYITFSEELKLCYDVKAFFVKIGETCIFYDKKDELLYFNSYIRSSELVSFIKRINDTGKGIADLKKFAPIYFLFDQEESTYKATNEYFYQHNKIISKTIKYDKSWQKKEEEIKEFVETEYFEPFMLSMVFYKNVKNNKLEPLKLFYKNKTYNIPYKILGNELVEINNKSYNTIKTSVTPFIKGKGLLIPDGEWFIFLDKENLYPIKIEAKFIIAKATAYLSKESGDKSLIKKILEHYSK from the coding sequence ATGAGATTTCTATTAATACTTCTAATACTAATTTTTCCATATATAACATTCTCTGAAGAATTAAAACTATGCTATGACGTAAAAGCTTTTTTTGTGAAAATAGGTGAAACATGTATCTTTTATGATAAAAAAGATGAACTATTGTACTTTAATAGTTATATTAGATCATCCGAACTTGTCAGCTTTATAAAGAGGATAAACGATACAGGTAAAGGGATAGCAGATTTAAAAAAATTTGCCCCCATCTATTTCCTATTTGATCAGGAAGAAAGCACATATAAAGCCACCAATGAATACTTTTATCAACACAACAAAATAATATCCAAAACCATCAAGTATGACAAATCCTGGCAAAAAAAAGAGGAAGAGATAAAAGAGTTCGTTGAAACAGAATATTTTGAGCCTTTTATGTTGTCTATGGTTTTTTATAAAAATGTGAAAAATAACAAGTTAGAACCCCTAAAACTTTTCTATAAAAACAAAACATACAACATCCCTTACAAGATATTAGGTAATGAACTGGTCGAGATAAACAATAAATCATATAATACCATCAAGACCTCCGTGACCCCTTTTATTAAAGGTAAAGGCTTGTTGATACCAGACGGAGAATGGTTTATATTTTTAGACAAGGAAAATCTCTATCCTATAAAAATAGAAGCAAAATTTATAATTGCCAAAGCAACTGCTTATCTTAGCAAAGAATCAGGTGATAAAAGTCTTATAAAAAAAATCTTAGAACATTATTCCAAATAA
- a CDS encoding flagellar hook basal-body protein has protein sequence MIPGLFYALSAINAGNKKYGITANNISNINSIGFKAKISHLQEFSKGGVELYSVTTDDGVGYFINSGRPLDLAINGKGYFRVSDGDKFTYTRTGIFSADKNGDLVDVSGRKLGVNVGKDSSKIEIDNKGNVYADGELKGKIDLYDPSGIPIPESSYEILSGFLEASNVDLAREMVDSITNLRYIQVNVKSIKTIDEMVGNIVNIVG, from the coding sequence ATGATACCAGGTCTATTTTATGCACTTTCTGCAATAAATGCTGGAAATAAAAAGTATGGAATAACAGCTAATAATATATCCAATATAAATTCCATAGGTTTCAAAGCAAAAATTTCACATCTACAAGAGTTTTCAAAGGGTGGAGTGGAACTCTACTCAGTAACTACAGATGATGGTGTTGGTTATTTTATAAACTCTGGTAGGCCTTTGGATTTGGCTATCAATGGTAAAGGGTATTTTAGAGTAAGTGATGGGGATAAATTTACTTACACCCGTACCGGTATTTTTAGTGCAGATAAAAATGGTGACTTGGTGGATGTTTCTGGAAGAAAACTGGGTGTCAATGTGGGTAAGGATTCCAGTAAGATAGAAATAGATAACAAGGGTAATGTGTATGCAGACGGTGAGCTTAAGGGTAAGATTGATCTATATGATCCAAGTGGTATACCTATTCCTGAGTCAAGCTACGAGATTTTATCAGGTTTCTTAGAAGCTTCCAATGTCGATTTGGCAAGGGAGATGGTGGACAGTATAACAAACCTCAGGTATATTCAAGTAAATGTGAAGAGCATCAAGACGATAGATGAGATGGTGGGGAATATAGTAAACATTGTAGGTTAA
- the secF gene encoding protein translocase subunit SecF gives MAEFLELIKHNSKIDFLGKTKLFFIISGLLIVLSIILITTKGLNYGIDFSGGTVIQIKYDKTPDINNLRKALNELKIGDVSVQNFGNPNEILIRLGKTQNIPLEELSKNIQAKIAIVEPNNKFIVERIEQVGPQVGSELQYKAMMALIYANIGVLIYVAIRFELIYAIGAILALVHDVIITLGFLSLTYKEFNLTVVAALLALIGYSLNDTIVVFDRIRERIRNSVDTKIDIKDIMNKSINETLSRTIITSFLTFLTVLSLMIFGGEVINPFAFTLVVGIVIGTYSSIGIASALVFTIKHLRNK, from the coding sequence ATGGCAGAGTTTTTAGAATTAATAAAACACAATTCAAAAATAGATTTTTTAGGAAAAACCAAACTATTCTTTATAATATCAGGATTGTTAATAGTGCTATCTATCATTCTAATAACCACAAAAGGATTAAACTATGGTATCGATTTTTCTGGAGGAACAGTAATCCAAATAAAATATGACAAAACCCCAGATATCAATAACTTGAGAAAAGCATTAAATGAATTAAAGATTGGGGATGTATCTGTACAAAACTTTGGCAATCCCAACGAAATTTTGATAAGATTAGGTAAAACTCAAAATATCCCTTTAGAGGAGTTATCTAAAAACATACAGGCTAAGATAGCTATTGTAGAACCCAACAATAAGTTTATCGTTGAAAGAATCGAACAGGTGGGCCCACAGGTCGGCTCCGAGTTGCAGTACAAAGCAATGATGGCTCTCATATATGCAAATATTGGTGTTTTAATATATGTGGCTATCAGATTTGAGCTTATTTACGCCATAGGTGCCATTTTAGCATTAGTACATGACGTAATTATAACATTGGGTTTTTTAAGCCTAACCTACAAAGAGTTTAATCTAACAGTAGTAGCTGCTTTGCTTGCTCTCATCGGTTATTCCCTCAACGATACAATTGTTGTTTTTGACAGAATAAGGGAAAGGATCAGAAACTCTGTAGACACCAAAATAGATATAAAAGATATTATGAATAAAAGTATCAATGAAACACTGAGTAGAACAATTATCACCTCTTTTCTAACATTTTTAACAGTATTATCACTTATGATTTTCGGTGGCGAGGTGATAAATCCTTTTGCTTTTACGCTCGTTGTAGGCATTGTTATTGGTACTTATTCATCTATAGGTATAGCCAGTGCACTGGTATTCACAATAAAGCATTTAAGGAATAAATAA
- the secD gene encoding protein translocase subunit SecD, protein MQLKLRWITIAIVFAVALFFMFPLDKRIKLGLDLKGGMHLVLGVETDKAVQAKIDTLTTQIRKELRNSKINFSFVQKNENNKITIGIPDANERKKIIELLNKNYPILKESGLTTDEKIIELSLDPDETKRIKNYAVEQAVQVIRNRVDQFGVNEPIIQRQGTDHILVQLAGITDPERAVNLIGKTAQLKFYLVDEAANNEETIKSGNIPADSIVLYSKKIDKVTGQVTSTIPYVLKKDAVLTGDYLVEAEVRISSQFNEPYVSLKFDPAGSKLFEEITAENVNKRMAIVLDDNVYSAPVIREKIAGGEAQISGNFTLDEAKDLAIVLRAGSLPAPVKILENRTIGPSLGKDSINKGIIAGIIGVGAVILFMLIYYKFSGLIASIALLTNAILILGAMGMFKATLTLPGIAGLILTMGMAIDANVLIFERVREELRIGRTPMNALEAGFEKAMSTIIDANITTLIAGLVLFQFGTGPVKGFAVTLTIGILSSIFTAVTLSKTIFLTLYGNKEIKRLSV, encoded by the coding sequence ATGCAACTTAAGTTAAGATGGATAACCATCGCAATAGTCTTTGCGGTGGCTTTATTTTTTATGTTTCCATTGGATAAAAGGATAAAATTAGGTCTTGATCTTAAGGGTGGTATGCACTTAGTATTGGGGGTAGAGACAGATAAAGCAGTCCAAGCTAAAATCGACACGTTGACAACTCAGATAAGAAAGGAGTTAAGAAATTCCAAGATAAACTTTTCATTTGTCCAAAAAAATGAAAATAACAAAATAACAATAGGTATACCTGATGCCAATGAAAGAAAGAAGATCATCGAACTATTAAATAAAAACTATCCGATCCTCAAAGAAAGCGGTTTGACAACCGATGAAAAGATCATAGAACTATCACTTGATCCGGATGAAACCAAGAGAATTAAAAATTACGCCGTAGAACAGGCCGTCCAGGTAATAAGAAACAGAGTTGATCAGTTTGGGGTAAACGAGCCAATTATACAAAGACAGGGAACGGATCATATCTTAGTGCAACTTGCAGGCATAACAGATCCAGAAAGAGCTGTAAATCTCATAGGAAAGACAGCACAACTCAAATTTTATCTTGTGGATGAAGCTGCCAACAATGAAGAGACAATAAAGTCTGGTAATATACCTGCAGATTCTATAGTTCTTTACAGCAAAAAAATAGACAAAGTCACAGGACAGGTTACCTCCACTATACCTTACGTTCTGAAAAAAGATGCTGTCTTGACAGGTGACTATCTTGTAGAAGCAGAGGTAAGAATATCCTCCCAATTTAACGAACCCTATGTATCTCTAAAATTTGACCCGGCAGGCAGCAAGCTTTTCGAAGAAATTACCGCGGAAAATGTGAACAAAAGGATGGCTATAGTACTTGATGACAATGTTTATTCCGCCCCTGTTATCAGGGAAAAGATAGCTGGTGGTGAAGCCCAAATTTCAGGTAATTTCACCCTTGATGAGGCAAAAGATCTAGCCATTGTTCTTAGGGCTGGTAGTTTGCCCGCACCTGTTAAGATTTTAGAAAACAGAACTATAGGGCCATCATTGGGTAAAGATTCGATCAATAAAGGTATTATAGCTGGTATAATTGGAGTTGGTGCAGTTATTTTATTTATGTTAATCTACTATAAGTTTTCTGGTCTCATAGCAAGCATTGCTCTTTTGACAAATGCAATCTTGATTCTTGGTGCTATGGGGATGTTTAAAGCCACATTGACATTACCTGGTATTGCAGGGTTAATACTTACAATGGGTATGGCCATCGATGCAAATGTTCTGATCTTTGAACGTGTCCGTGAGGAGCTAAGAATCGGTAGAACACCAATGAATGCCCTTGAAGCTGGGTTTGAAAAAGCCATGTCCACAATCATCGATGCCAACATAACTACCCTTATTGCAGGTTTGGTTTTGTTTCAATTTGGGACAGGTCCAGTAAAAGGATTTGCTGTTACGTTAACTATCGGTATCTTATCCTCAATCTTCACAGCTGTTACCCTATCCAAAACTATTTTTCTGACCCTTTATGGCAATAAAGAGATCAAAAGGCTAAGTGTATAA
- the yajC gene encoding preprotein translocase subunit YajC: protein MFESLAYASNGAQGGNPLTGLIPLILIFGVFYFLLIRPQQKRQKEHMKMIESLKAGDEVITSAGIYGRIDRVLDQNTFDVEIAKGVIVKMTKNAIAAKVNPTSQTEVK, encoded by the coding sequence ATGTTTGAATCATTAGCTTATGCATCAAATGGAGCTCAAGGGGGTAACCCTTTAACGGGCCTTATACCTTTAATTTTGATTTTCGGTGTATTCTATTTTTTATTGATTAGACCCCAGCAAAAAAGGCAAAAAGAGCACATGAAAATGATAGAATCTTTAAAAGCAGGTGACGAAGTCATTACTTCAGCAGGTATTTACGGCCGTATAGATAGGGTATTGGATCAGAATACGTTTGATGTGGAGATAGCTAAAGGTGTTATAGTCAAAATGACTAAAAATGCTATCGCTGCCAAAGTGAATCCAACAAGTCAAACGGAGGTTAAATAA
- the tgt gene encoding tRNA guanosine(34) transglycosylase Tgt, whose amino-acid sequence MLEFKIDAKDTTSAARATTIKTSKGIIQTPIFMPVGTVGSVKTLTPEELYDIGATIILGNTYHLHLRPGEDIVEHFGGLHRFMNWQKSILTDSGGFQVFSLADLNRISDDGVEFKSHIDGSKHFFSPEISMEIQKKLSSDIVMAFDECAPYPSEKEYVLKALERTTRWAERCKKYPLNPHQSLFGIVQGGVFKDLRKLSVDQLINLDLPGYAIGGLSVGEEIPLMYETAEFTAQLLPENKPRYLMGVGTPEDILNCIEYGIDMFDCVMPTRNARNALLFTSEGRLSIKRADLAKSEDPIDKNCDCYTCKNFSRGYLRHLYKAGEILSMRLNTIHNLHFYISLVKSARNAIISGNYKKFKEEMLNKLKQGGNNV is encoded by the coding sequence ATTTTAGAGTTTAAGATAGATGCCAAAGATACCACATCTGCTGCAAGAGCAACAACCATAAAAACTTCAAAAGGTATAATACAAACACCGATCTTTATGCCAGTGGGCACTGTTGGATCTGTAAAAACCCTCACCCCGGAAGAACTTTATGATATAGGTGCAACCATCATCTTAGGTAACACATATCATCTACATCTAAGACCTGGGGAAGACATTGTGGAACACTTTGGTGGTTTACACAGGTTTATGAACTGGCAAAAAAGTATTCTAACAGACAGTGGAGGTTTTCAGGTTTTTAGTTTAGCCGATCTGAATAGGATTAGTGACGATGGAGTCGAATTTAAATCACATATTGATGGAAGCAAACATTTCTTTTCCCCCGAGATCTCCATGGAAATACAAAAGAAATTGAGCTCTGACATTGTAATGGCTTTTGATGAATGCGCTCCTTACCCATCTGAAAAAGAGTATGTATTAAAAGCTTTAGAAAGAACAACAAGATGGGCTGAAAGATGTAAAAAATATCCACTAAATCCACATCAGTCCCTGTTTGGAATTGTTCAGGGGGGTGTGTTTAAAGATTTAAGGAAACTTAGTGTTGACCAATTAATAAACTTAGATCTTCCAGGTTATGCCATAGGTGGATTGAGTGTAGGTGAAGAGATACCTCTGATGTATGAAACAGCAGAGTTCACAGCACAACTATTACCAGAAAATAAACCAAGATATCTTATGGGAGTAGGAACCCCTGAAGATATTCTTAACTGTATTGAATACGGCATAGATATGTTCGACTGCGTTATGCCCACAAGAAATGCAAGAAACGCCTTACTTTTCACTTCAGAAGGGAGGCTTTCAATAAAAAGAGCCGATTTAGCTAAATCAGAAGATCCTATAGATAAAAACTGCGACTGCTACACCTGTAAAAATTTCTCAAGAGGTTATTTAAGACATCTCTACAAAGCAGGAGAAATACTTTCTATGAGACTTAACACCATTCATAATCTACATTTCTACATTTCTCTTGTAAAATCTGCGAGAAATGCTATAATCTCTGGCAATTATAAAAAATTTAAAGAAGAGATGTTAAATAAACTAAAACAAGGAGGAAACAATGTTTGA